One window from the genome of Streptomyces cadmiisoli encodes:
- the thrC gene encoding threonine synthase yields the protein MAVQTVASASESTVDLGPAAALSCRECGHRVPLGPVFACEECFGPLEIAYDFSGYDTEELRRRIEAGPANIWRYAPLLPVPADVAGKPNLNPGWTQLVKADNLARELGVTGGLYVKDDSGNPTHSFKDRVVAQALEAARAFGFTTLSCSSTGNLAGAVGAAAARAGLRSCVFIPHDLEQGKVVMAAVYGGELVGIEGNYDDVNRFCSELIGDPAGEGWGFVNVNLRPYYAEGSKTLAYEICEQLGWRLPDQLVVPIASGSQLTKIDKGLQELIELGLVEDRPYRIFGAQAAGCSPVSTAYKAGHDVVRPQKPDTIAKSLAIGNPADGPYVLDIARRTGGGVEDVTDEQIVTAIKLLARTEGIFAETAGGVTVGVTKKLIEAGVLDPSLTTVVLNTGDGLKTLDAVAGTGLTATIRPSLESFREAGLV from the coding sequence ATGGCTGTGCAGACTGTTGCAAGCGCGAGTGAATCCACCGTCGACCTCGGCCCGGCCGCCGCGCTTTCCTGTCGTGAATGCGGTCACCGCGTACCCCTCGGCCCGGTCTTCGCGTGCGAGGAGTGTTTCGGCCCGCTGGAGATCGCGTACGACTTCTCCGGGTACGACACGGAGGAGCTCCGCCGGCGCATCGAAGCGGGCCCCGCGAACATCTGGCGGTACGCGCCGCTGCTGCCCGTCCCCGCCGACGTGGCCGGCAAGCCGAACCTGAACCCGGGCTGGACCCAGCTCGTCAAGGCCGACAACCTCGCCCGTGAACTCGGCGTCACCGGCGGGCTGTACGTCAAGGACGACTCCGGCAACCCGACCCACTCCTTCAAGGACCGGGTGGTCGCGCAGGCCCTGGAGGCCGCCCGCGCCTTCGGCTTCACCACCCTGTCCTGCTCCTCCACCGGCAACCTGGCCGGCGCCGTCGGCGCCGCGGCCGCCCGCGCCGGCCTGCGCTCCTGTGTGTTCATCCCGCACGACCTGGAGCAGGGCAAGGTCGTCATGGCCGCGGTCTACGGCGGCGAACTCGTCGGCATCGAGGGCAACTACGACGACGTGAACCGCTTCTGCTCCGAGCTGATCGGGGACCCGGCGGGCGAGGGCTGGGGCTTCGTCAACGTCAACCTGCGGCCGTACTACGCGGAGGGCTCCAAGACCCTCGCGTACGAGATCTGCGAGCAGCTCGGCTGGCGGCTGCCCGACCAGCTGGTGGTCCCGATCGCCTCCGGCTCCCAGCTCACGAAGATCGACAAGGGTCTCCAGGAGCTGATCGAGCTCGGTCTGGTCGAGGACCGGCCGTACAGGATCTTCGGCGCGCAGGCCGCCGGCTGCTCGCCGGTGTCCACCGCCTACAAGGCCGGACACGACGTGGTCCGGCCGCAGAAGCCGGACACCATCGCCAAGTCGCTGGCCATCGGCAACCCGGCCGACGGGCCGTACGTCCTCGACATCGCCCGGCGCACGGGCGGCGGCGTGGAGGACGTGACGGACGAGCAGATCGTGACCGCGATCAAGCTGCTCGCGCGCACCGAGGGAATCTTCGCGGAGACCGCGGGCGGGGTGACCGTCGGCGTCACGAAGAAGCTGATCGAGGCCGGTGTGCTCGACCCGTCGCTGACCACCGTCGTGCTGAACACCGGCGACGGTCTGAAGACGCTGGACGCGGTGGCCGGCACCGGGCTCACCGCGACGATCCGCCCCAGCCTGGAGTCGTTCAGGGAAGCCGGTCTCGTCTGA
- a CDS encoding cold-shock protein, whose product MAQGTVKWFNAEKGYGFIAVDGGADVFVHYSAIQMDGYRTLEEGQRVEFEISQGQKGPQADMVRVTA is encoded by the coding sequence ATGGCTCAGGGCACCGTCAAGTGGTTCAACGCGGAGAAGGGGTACGGCTTCATCGCGGTCGACGGTGGTGCGGACGTGTTCGTCCACTACAGCGCGATCCAGATGGACGGGTACCGGACCCTCGAGGAGGGTCAGCGCGTCGAGTTCGAGATCTCGCAGGGCCAGAAGGGCCCGCAGGCCGACATGGTTCGTGTCACCGCCTAA
- a CDS encoding ubiquitin-like small modifier protein 1: MSVTVRIPTILRTYTGGRAEVAAQGATLGEVIADLEKNHTGIAARVLDDQGKLRRFVNVYVNDDDVRFEQGLETATPDGAGVSIIPAVAGG; this comes from the coding sequence ATGAGCGTCACCGTTCGCATCCCCACCATCCTGCGCACCTACACGGGCGGCCGGGCCGAGGTCGCCGCCCAGGGCGCGACCCTCGGCGAGGTCATCGCCGACCTGGAGAAGAACCACACCGGGATCGCCGCCCGGGTCCTGGACGACCAGGGCAAGCTGCGCCGTTTCGTCAACGTGTACGTCAACGACGACGACGTGCGCTTCGAGCAGGGCCTGGAGACGGCCACCCCGGACGGCGCCGGCGTGTCCATCATCCCGGCGGTCGCGGGCGGCTGA
- a CDS encoding glucosyl-3-phosphoglycerate synthase has translation MLEEVERWLNTRSWSVTDRPLHRILAAKRTTGQSVSVVLPALNEEETVGDIVAVIRHDLMLQVPLVDEIVVVDSGSTDRTSEVAAAAGARVVHRDDILPRLPAVPGKGEVLWRSLLVTRGDIVCFIDADLREFSSDFVSGIVGPLLTDPEVDLVKGMYDRPLGGEAGQGGRVTELMARPLLNMHWPQLAGFVQPLGGEYAARRSLLEQLPFPVGYGVELGMLVDSLHLVGLDALAQVDVGERRHRHQDGQALGRMAAAIYRTAQLRLARGHLIRPSLTQFERVEDGFEPRTFSVDTEERPPMVEIAEYAARKVA, from the coding sequence GTGCTGGAAGAAGTCGAGCGCTGGCTGAACACTCGCTCCTGGTCCGTGACCGATCGCCCGCTCCACAGAATCCTGGCCGCGAAACGCACGACGGGCCAGTCGGTCAGTGTCGTGCTGCCCGCGCTCAACGAGGAGGAGACCGTCGGCGACATAGTCGCCGTGATCCGTCACGACCTGATGCTCCAGGTCCCGCTGGTCGACGAGATCGTCGTCGTCGACTCGGGGTCCACCGACCGCACCTCCGAGGTGGCCGCCGCGGCGGGCGCCCGGGTCGTCCACCGCGACGACATCCTGCCGCGCCTGCCGGCCGTGCCCGGCAAGGGCGAGGTCCTGTGGCGCTCGCTGCTCGTCACGCGCGGCGACATCGTCTGCTTCATCGACGCGGACCTGAGGGAGTTCTCCTCGGACTTTGTGTCGGGCATCGTCGGGCCGCTGCTCACCGACCCGGAGGTCGACCTCGTCAAGGGGATGTACGACCGTCCGCTCGGCGGCGAGGCCGGGCAGGGCGGCCGGGTCACCGAGCTGATGGCCCGCCCGCTGCTCAACATGCACTGGCCGCAGCTGGCCGGTTTCGTCCAGCCGCTCGGCGGCGAGTACGCGGCCCGCCGTTCCCTGCTGGAGCAGCTGCCGTTCCCCGTCGGCTACGGCGTGGAACTGGGCATGCTGGTGGACTCGCTGCACCTGGTCGGCCTCGACGCGCTCGCGCAGGTCGACGTCGGGGAGCGCAGGCACCGCCACCAGGACGGGCAGGCGCTCGGCCGGATGGCGGCGGCGATCTACCGCACGGCCCAGCTGAGGCTGGCCCGGGGCCATCTGATCCGCCCCTCGCTGACCCAGTTCGAACGGGTGGAGGACGGGTTCGAGCCCCGCACGTTCTCGGTGGACACCGAGGAACGGCCGCCGATGGTGGAGATCGCCGAGTACGCGGCCCGAAAGGTGGCATGA
- a CDS encoding helix-turn-helix domain-containing protein: protein MNHSEFAAFLKSRRDRIRPSEVGLPTGPRRRVSGLRREEVAQLAGLSADYYTELERGRGAQPSAQVLAALARALRLNGDARDHLFHLADRPVPPAHGTAAHVQPALLGLLDRLTTTPAQVITDLHETLVQNPLAAALLGRPTAERGPGASLVYRWFTDPAARAVYPAEDHPHHSRVFVADLQAVAARRGRDTAVNRMVGELRRRSEEFAGLWDAHDVGLRRTDHKRIVHPALGVIELDCHVLLSEDGCQRLLWFSAPPGTEGAAQLELLSVIGTQDMPSAGGIGG from the coding sequence GTGAACCATTCCGAATTCGCCGCGTTCCTGAAGTCGCGACGCGACCGCATACGCCCGTCCGAGGTCGGCCTGCCCACCGGCCCCCGGCGCCGGGTGTCCGGGCTGCGGCGCGAGGAGGTCGCGCAGCTCGCCGGACTGTCCGCCGACTACTACACCGAGCTGGAACGCGGACGCGGTGCCCAGCCCTCCGCCCAGGTGCTGGCCGCCCTCGCCCGTGCGCTGCGGCTGAACGGCGACGCGCGCGACCATCTGTTCCACCTCGCGGACCGGCCGGTCCCGCCGGCCCACGGCACGGCCGCGCACGTCCAGCCCGCCCTGCTCGGCCTGCTGGACCGGCTCACCACCACCCCCGCGCAGGTCATCACCGATCTGCACGAGACGCTGGTCCAGAATCCGCTGGCGGCGGCCCTCCTCGGCCGGCCCACGGCGGAGCGCGGCCCCGGGGCGAGCCTGGTCTACCGCTGGTTCACCGACCCCGCGGCCCGGGCCGTCTACCCGGCCGAGGACCACCCCCACCACTCCCGGGTCTTCGTCGCCGATCTGCAGGCCGTCGCCGCCCGGCGCGGCCGGGACACCGCGGTGAACCGCATGGTGGGCGAACTGCGGCGGCGCAGCGAGGAGTTCGCCGGGCTGTGGGACGCCCATGACGTCGGTCTGCGGCGGACCGACCACAAACGCATCGTGCACCCGGCGCTGGGCGTCATCGAGCTGGACTGCCATGTCCTGCTCAGCGAGGACGGCTGCCAGCGCCTGCTGTGGTTCAGCGCCCCGCCCGGCACCGAGGGCGCCGCCCAGCTGGAGCTGCTGTCCGTCATCGGCACCCAGGACATGCCGAGCGCCGGCGGAATCGGCGGGTGA
- the groL gene encoding chaperonin GroEL (60 kDa chaperone family; promotes refolding of misfolded polypeptides especially under stressful conditions; forms two stacked rings of heptamers to form a barrel-shaped 14mer; ends can be capped by GroES; misfolded proteins enter the barrel where they are refolded when GroES binds) yields the protein MAKIIAFDEEARRGLERGMNQLADAVKVTLGPKGRNVVLEKKWGAPTITNDGVSIAKEIELEDPYEKIGAELVKEVAKKTDDVAGDGTTTATVLAQALVKEGLRNVAAGANPMALKRGIEKAVEAVSGALLDQAKEVETKEQIASTASISAADTQIGELIAEAMDKVGKEGVITVEESQTFGLELELTEGMRFDKGYISAYFATDMERMEASLEDPYILIANSKISNVKDLLPLLEKVMQSGKPLLIIAEDVEGEALSTLVVNKIRGTFRSVAVKAPGFGDRRKAMLGDIAILTGGEVISEEVGLKLENATLDLLGRARKVVITKDETTIVDGAGSADQVAGRVNQIRAEIENSDSDYDREKLQERLAKLAGGVAVIKAGAATEVELKERKHRIEDAVRNAKAAVEEGIVAGGGVALLQASQVFEKLELEGDEATGAAAVKLALEAPLKQIAVNAGLEGGVVVEKVRNLTPGHGLNAATGEYVDLVKEGIIDPAKVTRSALQNAASIAALFLTTEAVIADKPEKAAAPAGGGMPGGDMDF from the coding sequence ATGGCCAAGATCATCGCGTTCGACGAGGAGGCGCGGCGCGGCCTCGAGCGCGGCATGAACCAGCTCGCGGACGCCGTCAAGGTGACGCTCGGCCCCAAGGGCCGCAACGTCGTCCTCGAGAAGAAGTGGGGCGCCCCCACGATCACCAACGACGGCGTGTCCATCGCCAAGGAGATCGAGCTCGAGGACCCGTACGAGAAGATCGGCGCAGAGCTGGTCAAGGAAGTCGCCAAGAAGACGGACGACGTCGCCGGTGACGGTACGACCACCGCGACCGTTCTCGCCCAGGCCCTGGTCAAGGAGGGCCTGCGCAACGTAGCCGCCGGTGCCAACCCGATGGCCCTCAAGCGCGGTATCGAGAAGGCCGTCGAGGCCGTCTCCGGTGCCCTGCTCGACCAGGCCAAGGAGGTCGAGACCAAGGAGCAGATCGCCTCCACGGCCTCCATCTCCGCCGCCGACACCCAGATCGGCGAGCTCATCGCCGAGGCGATGGACAAGGTCGGCAAGGAAGGCGTCATCACCGTCGAGGAGTCGCAGACCTTCGGGCTCGAGCTCGAGCTCACCGAGGGCATGCGCTTCGACAAGGGCTACATCTCCGCCTACTTCGCCACCGACATGGAGCGCATGGAGGCGTCGCTGGAGGACCCCTACATCCTCATCGCGAACTCCAAGATCTCCAACGTCAAGGACCTGCTCCCGCTCCTGGAGAAGGTCATGCAGTCGGGCAAGCCGCTGCTGATCATCGCCGAGGACGTCGAGGGCGAGGCCCTGTCGACCCTGGTCGTCAACAAGATCCGCGGCACCTTCCGGTCCGTCGCGGTCAAGGCCCCGGGCTTCGGCGACCGCCGCAAGGCCATGCTCGGCGACATCGCCATCCTCACGGGCGGCGAGGTCATCTCCGAGGAGGTCGGCCTCAAGCTGGAGAACGCGACCCTGGACCTCCTGGGCCGCGCCCGCAAGGTCGTCATCACCAAGGACGAGACCACCATCGTCGACGGCGCCGGCTCCGCCGACCAGGTCGCGGGCCGGGTCAACCAGATCCGTGCCGAGATCGAGAACAGCGACTCGGACTACGACCGCGAGAAGCTCCAGGAGCGTCTGGCGAAGCTGGCCGGCGGCGTGGCCGTCATCAAGGCCGGTGCCGCCACCGAGGTCGAGCTCAAGGAGCGCAAGCACCGCATCGAGGACGCCGTCCGCAACGCGAAGGCGGCCGTCGAGGAGGGCATCGTCGCCGGTGGTGGCGTGGCCCTGCTCCAGGCCTCCCAGGTCTTCGAGAAGCTCGAGCTTGAGGGCGACGAGGCCACCGGTGCCGCCGCTGTGAAGCTGGCCCTGGAGGCCCCGCTGAAGCAGATCGCCGTCAACGCCGGCCTCGAGGGCGGCGTCGTGGTGGAGAAGGTGCGCAACCTGACCCCGGGCCACGGCCTGAACGCCGCGACCGGCGAGTACGTCGACCTGGTCAAGGAAGGCATCATCGACCCGGCGAAGGTGACCCGTTCCGCGCTGCAGAACGCCGCCTCCATCGCCGCGCTGTTCCTGACCACCGAGGCCGTCATCGCCGACAAGCCGGAGAAGGCCGCCGCGCCCGCCGGCGGCGGCATGCCGGGCGGTGACATGGACTTCTGA